Genomic segment of Candidatus Protochlamydia amoebophila UWE25:
GTTTATTCACCGAATTAGAACCTCTTAATTTAGGGTTGGCAGTTTATGACGGTTTTTTGGGCCATGATGGAGCAATGGCTGGAGCTTTTTTACAACCTAAATTTGGTAAAACTTGGCAAGATCATTTAGACGAGAGAGAGCAGAAAAAAATAAACCTTGATTTGAATATCATGCCAGGTACTTTAGAGGGATGTTTAGTCAAGCTTTGCGATACGATGAGTTATGTCGGTCGTGACATTGAAGATGCCATCAATTTAGGCATTTTAAAAAGAAAAGATATCCCTGCTACCTGTTTGGGAATTACTAATAAAGATATCTTAAGCTTTTTAGCAGCAGACGTCATTCAAAATAGTTATCATAAAGAATATATTACTATTTCAAAAGAAGCTTTCGAAGCTTTAAAAATACTACGCCAATTTAATTTTCAATATATTTACGTACACCCCCAATTAAAGGTAGAATCTTCAAAAATTAAGTTTAGTTATCGAATTTTGTTTGAATGGCTTCTTCAAAATTTGGAAGCAAATCGAGAAGAAAGTTATGTGTGGAAACACTACTTAAAAAAACGGACTGAAAATTATTTATCCCAAACCAACTCTGTTCAAATGATCGTAGATTATATATCAGGAATGACAGATAACTTTTTTGTTCGTACCTTAGAAAAAATTATTGTTCCTAGTAAAATCGAGTTTGACAAATGAGTCGTTTTTTATTGATTGAAACAAGTACGGAAAGAGGGGTTTTTGGCCTTTCACAAGATGAAAAAATTCTTTTCTGTGAAGAACTACCTTTTGGGATGACTCAGTCTCGTTTTTTGATGCCTCGATTGGCTGAGTTTATTCAACAGAATTCCTTACGTTCTGAAGATTTAACTTTTATTGGCATAGGGACTGGGCCTGGCTCTTATACGGGAATTCGTGTAGGTATGGCTGTGGCTCAAGCTTTGTCTTATAGTTGGAAAATACCTCTTGTCGGCGTGTCAAGTCTAGATGGTTTTGTTCCATCTAAAAAGAATGTTCCTTTTGCAGCTATCATTGATGCGCGAATTGGAGGTGCTTATGTACGCAAAGGCATATTAACTGATCAGGGGATTGATTATTTATGTGAACCCTCGATTTACTCTCTTGCCGAGTTGGGAACTTTTTTAAAGGATGTCAAAATTTTAGTGACTCCTTTCTTTCCATCATTGAAATTAAAATTAGAGAAGCAATATCCAGACCTAATGTGGACCTGGGAGGAAAAAGCCCCCTCCTTAGATGCTTTAGCTCATAGAATGAATCTGGCTTATCGAAACGAAGCTTGGAGAAATAAGGGGCATTTAGAGCTTTTATATTTAAAAGAAACGGAAGCTGAACGAGAAAAAAATAAATCATCATCTTAACTAAGCTCTTCTTTTTAACGTCAAATTATTATTTGAATATTCAAATTTATCCCCTGTTTTTTGCAAGAAGTCTATTGATTAATATCCTCTATTTGAGGTAGCATAATCGCTATCTGTGTAAGAAAAAGATAAGTATTGTCTGGCAAATCTTTGAAAAAAGGCTCATTCCAGCAAATTTAACACTTAGAAATTAGGAAACAACTCAATGTCACTTGTAAAAGTCCGTATAGGCGACTCAATAGATAAAGCTCTCCGTGCCTTGAAGAAACGTCTCGATAAAGAAGGAGTTATGAAGTCTGTAAAAGCACATCGTTTTTATTCTAAACCTTCTATCAAAAAACGTGCTAAATCTAAAGCTGCTTTAAAATATAAGAAACAACGTTAAGAGCCTTACGCTTACAAAGCTTACGCCCTTATGATGTATAAATAATTATTCTATAAGGGTATCAATTTTACCTTAAATATTAATATTTAGTTATTTAAGGTATTTAAACTTTTTTAGAAAATTTTTCGTAATATTTTATTGCGAAAATTCAAAAATTAATCCTTCAAAATAAAGTAGTAGATCTTATGGCTGACTATTACGAAATTCTAGAAGTTGCACGTGGTGCGACTCCCGAAGAAATCAAAAAAGCATACCGAAAAAAGGCTGTTCAGTATCATCCTGACAAAAATCCCGGTGATGCAGATGCTGAAAAACGATTTAAAGAAATATCGGAAGCTTACGAAGTTTTAAGCGACGAAAAAAAACGACAAGTTTACGATCGTTACGGCAAAGAAGCTTTGCAAGGAGCTGCTGGTGGTGGACAAGGTTTTTCATCCATGGACGAAGCTCTGCGAACCTTTATGGGTGCGTTTGGAATGGGTGGAGGCGGAGAAAGTATTTTCGACTTTTTTGGCGGTGGAAATGGAGCTGAATTTGGAGGTCGAGAAGGAGGTAGAGGGGCTCGTCAAGGAGCTAGCAAACGCGTTAACATTAACGTCTCCTTTGAAGAAGCGGTCAAGGGTGTCGATAAAGAGCTTGTGATTTCTAACTACGCAAATTGTAATGTTTGCAATGGTAAAGGCTCCTCCTCATCACAAGGAATTAAAACCTGTAGTGAATGTAAAGGCAGAGGTCAAGTTTTTGAACAAAGAGGTTTCTTTAGCATGACAATGGCTTGTCCAAAATGTCATGGAGAAGGAAAAGTTATTACCGACCCTTGTAAAAATTGCAAAGGACAAGGTGCTGTTAAAGAAAAACAACACATTAAAGTTCATATTCCGGCTGGTGTAGATAGCGGAATGCGTTTAAAAATGAGCGGGTATGGTGATGTAGGACAACATGGTGGTCCTGCAGGAGACTTATATGTGTTCATCAATGTAGAACCACATGAGATTTTCGAGCGAGAAGGGAACGATATTTTATTAGATTTACCCATTAGTTTTGCTGAAGCTGCCCTTGGTTGTAAAAAAGAAGTGCCGTCTTTGACCAATCGAGCGTGCCGTATTACCATTCCGGAAGGAACGCAAAATGGAAAGATTTTCCGAGTAAAGGGTGAAGGATTTCCCAATGTACACGGACATGGAAAAGGAGATTTACTAGTACGTATATTTGTCGAAACACCCACCCGTTTAAGCGAGCGTCAAAAAGAGCTTTTACAAGAATTCAGTGAACTTGAAGGACCCAACAATCTTCCTAAAAGAAAAGGCTTTCTAGATAAAATTAAAGAATTTTTTTCACCGAACTGATTGTTTTGATTCAGCATCGATGGTTCGACTATCGATGCTGAATTTAGCACCTAGATAACCAGCATATAGATAAATCAATAGATTTCAAAAATCATGCGTTTTCCAAAAAAGTTATTGATTAACGACTAGTATAGTTAGAAAAAAATCGGCTTACTGATTTTTTCTTGTGATGCTACGCACATTTCTATATCAATCCCATGATTTTGCAAAACTCCTTTTACCACACCTAAAGCCGTTTCAGGACTATTACATTCATTTGATAGATGAGCTAAATGAACATGTCTAAGTTTTGGATGATAAATCTGAGAGAGTAAAGTGCCGCAAGCCTCATTAGACAAATGTCCACTACGACTAAGGACACGTTGTTTATAAACCATTGGTCGAGGGGAGGCATGTACCATAGAAGGTTGATGGTTAGATTCAAGATATAAGTAATCACATCCTTGAAGTTTAGCTTGAACAAGAGAGGTTGCAAAACCAAGATCAGTACAAAATCCAAGTTTTAGATCATTCAAACGAATTGTAAATGCTACCGGATCAATTGTATCATGCTGAATCGTAAAAGGATGAACTTCAATGTCTTTAAATTCAAAAGTTTCTCCAGTAGAGAAAATCTTAAATTTTGGACAATTGCGAAATGCTTCAACAATACCTTTGGCTGTTTCATGATTGGCTAAAACAGGGATTCCTAATTTATAAGCGAGTACTTTTAATCCTTGGATATGATCAGAGTGTTCATGAGTAATTAAAATTGCATCGATATCAGAAATATCAACATTGATTTCTGCAAGGCGGTTTTGAATGGCTTTGGCACTTATACCCGCATCAATAAGAACTTTAGTTTGAGAGGTGCCGAGATAGATACAGTTTCCTTTGGACCCTGATGCGAGTGGGCAAAATCCCTTCATAATCACCTAGTTTTAATCATTTAAACAGTCATTTATCAGAAAGGCGGATTTATAACATATTTAAAGATTAGTTTTCTTGCGAAATTTACTTCAATGCATTATTCATGCTTAATTAAAGATGAGAATCTCAAGTTTTCTCAGAATTTAATTTTTGGCTGTTTACTTAAGTCTGAGTTTTAATTTTTTAGTTAGAAATCACTTAAGGGTTAGTAGGTTTTTTTTGATTAAGTTATCGCAGAATAAAAAAAATTTATTCAGAATTTAAATGCAAGCCATGATTTAATCCAATTTGAATGAAAACATTTTAGAGGCAAAACTGAATAGTCCATTCAAGTTATTCCATCCTTACCACATTGGACTTAATAAAATCTGAAGAGCACAAATAAAATTGATCATTCCATTAATTCTGCATCTACTAAGTCATCTTCTTCGGATACCGACTTCGCAGCATAAATTTTACGTGGACGGCTACCTTCCGCAGGTCCAACAATGCCTTGCATTTCTAGCTGGTCCATTAAACTCGCTGCTCGTGCATATCCAATTTTTAGTTTTCTTTGAAGAAAGGTGGTAGAGGCATTTCCTGTACTCAAAATAATATCTTTAGCTTGCTCATATAAACTATCTAGTTCAAGACCTTGTTCTAAGCCATTAACTAGGCCATCCAAACTTGCATGGTATTGATCAAATGATTGAATAACATAGTTAGGAGGAGCTTGATCACAAATATGTTGAACAACAGCTAAAATGTCTTCATCTCTGACAAAGGCTCCTTGTGCACGTGTTAAATGAGACGAACCTGGAGGAAGGAAAAGCATGTCGCCATTGCCCAATAAAGTTTCAGCACCTGTTTCATCAAGAACAATTTGACTATTAACGCGGCTAGCGACTTTAAAGGAAATTCGGGTTGGAAAGTTAGCTTTAATTAAACCTGTAATAACTTCTCGAGAAGGCCGTTGAGTGGCTAAAATTAAATGAATACCTACGGCACGGGCCATTTGAGCAATACGGGCAATCGGTGTTTCAATATCATTGCTAGCAACCATCATTAAATCGGCTAGTTCGTCAATAATCCCTACAATAAATGGCATATGCGTAGGGATTTCCCTTCCTAAATTAGCTTCTTGTTCTTGATTAATTGTTCGTTTATTAAAAGTATCGATATTACGTACCCCCACCATTTTGAGAATCTCGTAACGGCTTTCCATTTCTTTCACGAGCCAATTTAAAGCAGCAGCAGCTCCTTGAGGTTCTGTGATAACAGGAGCAAGCATGTGAGGTAAACGCGTATAAGGAGTGAGTTCCACTTTTTTAGGATCGACCATAATCAACTTGATTTGATCAGGTTTGGCATTTAAAACAATGGACATAACAATTGTGTTTATACAAACCGATTTTCCAGAACCTGTGGCTCCTGCAATAATGCAATGAGGCATTTTTGCAAGATCACTCATAACATAATCGCCATTAACAGCTTTTCCAAGTAGAATAGGAATATTAAGTTTTTGTGTTCCTTGTTGATAAGCTAATAGCATATCTTTAAAACCTACTTCTTGAGGTTGTGCATTAGGAACCTCTATTCCAACAGCTGCTTTGCCTGGAATGGGGGCAATAATTCGAATCGATTTTGCTTCCATGTTTAAGGCTATATCGTTGTCGAGAGTTTTTATTTTTTGAACTTTGACTCCGATCGCTGGATGGACTTCAAAAGAAGTGATAGTTGGGCCACAATTAATTTGACCAACCTTTGCCTCTATTCCAAAGCTAAGTAATGTTTCTTCTAAAACTTCTGCTTGTCTTTTCAAATCTTTTTTTAAAGAAGATTGATCGATTTTTTTAGGATTTGTCAAAAGAGTGAGGGATGGGAGATTATAGTTTGTGAAATCTCCATTATAAACGCTTTGTGCGACTAAAGCAGCTTCGCGTTTACGAAGTTTGGGATCGCTGATCTCCTTGGAAAGTTCGGGTCGTTTAAAAGCTTCACGATGATCAGTTTCAAGATAATTTTCTAGAGATTCTTTTTTTCTTGGGCGAGCCAAAGTTTGTGTTTCAATTATTTCTTCTTGAAAGTCGTCATCCGTTTGTTCTTTTCTTGAAAGTGATGGTCGAACTTTAAGATTTTGTTCTGGTTGAATGGCTAATAAATCTGAAGGGGCTTTTGGGTTTCCTTCTTGAAAATGCGTTGTAGGAATGCGAAGTTTCACAAAACGAAGGAAGTCACTGTCAGATTCTTCTAGGGGTTTTTTCTCCTCTTTACTTTCTTTTTTTTCTAACATTGATGTTTCTTCAGCTTTGTTTACACTTGGATTACGATTAGCCCATTCTTTTTTAAATCTATCAAAAATCTTTTGAAAAAGAGGAAGGAGGCGAATTTTAAATAAAAAAAGGAGACTTGCAATAAGTGTACTTGAAAAAATAAGAGCAACGCCAACTGTATTAAAAATATGATTTAAATTGAAAGAAGGTAAATCTTGGTAAAGAAAAAAGAAAGGAGCTCCTCCTAAGTGATATCGCATAGATTTAATCCATAAGCCTGGATAAAAAGTGCGACCAATAAAATCTCCAAAAGTTGGGTAGTCACTTTCAATTAGACTCAGGAGCATACTCGTTGAGATTAACGTTATGGCTACGTAAATATTTTTTAACCAGACAAAATGAAGATTTTTACTGAATAATTGTCTCCAACCCATCCAGCCAATATAAAAAACTAGAAGGTAACTAGATAGACCAAGGAATGCATGTAGAATCCATCCTAATTTATCACCCATGACTCCTAATAGATTTTTTGAGTCGGGAGCAATGGCATAACTCATCAAACTAAGTAATAGAATTACTGCGAACGAAAGGGAAAGAAACCCTTTTGTTTCAGTAGTCATTAAAGAAATGGCTTCTTCTGTATAAACATTCTTTTGTTTTTTTTTAGATGATTTAGTCTTTTTTGCCATGATATTCGCCTTTACATCTGAAAATAAAGAGTTGTAGCTATTCCAATGAATAGGCAATACCAAGCAAAGTAAACCCATTTATCTTGCGTCATCATTTGTATGACGGCCCATAATGAGGCACAACCAATCATAAAAGAAGTGATAAAACCTGTTAGAAATTGTCCTATTTCTATTGGAGGAATTTCTGAAGCCGGTAACTTTAGAAATTGCCAAATCTCTAAAAATGTTCCGCCTAGAATCGCTGGAATAGCTAATAAAAATGAAAATTGGATTGCGTCTTGTTTATCCCAGCCAAGCAATCTGGCAGCTGAGATAGTAGCTCCACTACGAGAAATACCTGGTAAAACTGCCACGGCTTGAAATAATCCAATCGTTAAACAATCTCTCAATGAATGTTTTTTTTGCATTTGCAAGCGAAAGTAAACACCAGAAAAAAGCAAAGCAGCAGAAAAAAGAAAGCATAGCCCTAAATATTGAGGTTGATCAAATGTTGCTTTGATAGGTTTTAAAATCAAAACAAGGGGAAATAAAGGGAGAGTTCCTAAGATAATGTGAAAGATGTGATTGCGCTCTGTTATTAAACTTTGTTTTATCTGTGGCAAGAACATGTAGAGAATAGATCCTAAAGTTCCTAAATGACAAATAAGATTAAACAATACGTAGCTTTGAAGTTTTTCAAACCCTAGGAAATACTGTGCTAATTCAAGATGGCCAGACGAGCTAATTGGTAAAAATTCTGTCACGCCTTGAATAAGACCTAAAAAAAAGGCTTCCCATATTGTCATAAAAAATCCAGAAGAAAGGCTTTACATTTCGTTTGATAAACGAATTAATTGTGAATAAAATTAGTGTATACCATTCCCAAAAAATAAACACACAAATTTATAAGAGTGAAATTTCGGAAGTTGTTTTAAGATAAAAAGAGGGCGATCGACGGGATTCGAACCCGCGACATTTGGAACCACAATCCAACGCTCTAACCAACTGAGCTACGACCGCCATTGAAGATACAACATTTTTAGTTAAAGGTTCCATTTTAGTCAATAAAAAAAATTAAGACATTTGCTAAATTTATTCCTGCTAATAATTTTTCGAAACGACATCCAAAAGTTTATAAACTTTAAAAAAAAAGCCATTTTGCTTCATAGTTTTCTTCTGAAATTTCTTCGTAAAATTGATTGTTAATGATTAATAGTGTTACCAATAAACTCAAGTAACCTATGAGGAAATAAGGATTTATAAATTCCGTCTCGATATAATGATCAATAAAATCAGGCATTTGATAAGTTAATTTGAGAACAAATCCTGTATAAATATCATTAAGGAAAACAATTCCTTTTCCTATAAGGGGAATAAAAGACAAAAATGCCCCTAAAAATAGTAATACTAAGGAAATAGAAACTAAAAAAGGGAAAAAGAGATTATAAAATAATCCGATAACGGGAAACTGTTGAAATAAATAAAGCGTCATTGGCAATGCGACTAAATTAACGGCAATTGTAAGAGCTAGAACCTGCTTGAATAAAGTTAAAATCAAGTATCCATGCTGATTCCATCCATCCATTTCAATAACTTGGTTTAAGCGTCTTTTAGAAATCCAACGATCTAGCCATCGACTAGCAGGCTGATGGCCTAGTAAAATGGATGCGGTAATGAAAAAACTTAATTGAAAACCTACTGTATTTAGTAAAGAAGGGTCGATGAACAAAATCCCTATGATAGCGATTCCAAGATTGTTAAGAGGTGTAGATTGTTTTTCAAAAATGTCGCTCAAAATGACTAGTGAGCTCATAATCCAAGCTCGAACAACAGAGGCGTTGAAGCCTAGAAAGGTAAAGTAGATAGCTAAAAACACTAAAAGTAAAATAGCCTGTATTTTTCGAGGGAAAAGTAGGCGAAGTAAAAAGCTGAGTAAACCAGCCAACATAGCAAAATGAAATCCTGAAATCGCTAGAAGATGTTGAAGACCGAAGCGCGAAAATTCCTCTTTAACCCATGAAACATTCATTTCTCCTGTTGCTAGCCCTGCTAAAAAAAAGCCAGTGATAGAGTTATTAAATTGTTTGCGAATCCATTCAGCAGTTTTCTTTTTCCATTGAAAGCGGTGTTCAGTAAATCCCCAATTTTCTTTTAAACCGAGCCAAGGTTCTAGTTTAGAAATTTTTAGTCGATAATCTCCTTTTCCTGGTTTAGATAATTTACCATGCACAATATATTCTCGTTGCGCTAAAGGCCGTTGAAGAAAGCCGCTTTGAGGGATAGAAACAATACATTTGATTTGTTTTGCAATTGAATGATGCGGTGAGGAATCGGGGAAAAAATCCAGAAGAGTGCAGTGAAAATTCCATTGTGTTCCAAAGGGAGAGCGCTGTTTATCTAATGAATCAATTGATAAGTGAGCTTTTCCTATTAATCCTTTATCAGGAAGATGGGGAAATTCATAAGAAACCGCTAGAAAAAAATAAATTAATATAAACAGCAAGAGATTTAATGCAAATAATGGACGTATGGATGGATGATAAAAAAGATTAATGCAAAATGGGGTCCAAAAGAATAAGCTTGGAATGAGTACTAAAGCAAAAGAATGAAAAAATGCATATGCCCCTAATATCAAAGAAATTGAATGGAAAAGAGCAGGATGTTTGAGCCAAAAAAAGGGTAACCGATCTAGCATGTTCATATTTTTAGATGTATTAAAAATATTTTTTAGTCTGAGGAAAAATCATAAACTTGATAATAATTATTATAAAAGTAATTCTTCTGCAATTTGACTACTCATCGGAATGTTGATTCTTTTAATTTGAAATCATTTGAAAAAATTCAAAACTGCGGTTAATTAAGACAAATGCAATAGATAGACAATTTTCATTTATCTAAGAGATAATCAAGGATTATTTAATTATGGATCGACACGTTAAAGAGCATTATAGTTGTTACTCAGAAGAATCACCTCAAGGACATTTTCATTGTGTCATTGAGTTAAATGAAAATCCTATGATTGATTGGCAAGAGGCATCTGAAATAGCTCCTAATTTGACTAGAGGCTGGTATGAATTGGCACAATTGCCTGTTCAAGATCGAATTGAATTTACAAAAGAATTTTGGTTAACAAAGCTGCCTTATCATCCTTATTTAAATGAATTTTTAAATAAATTTTTTAGTAGGGTTGATAATATTGGGATTTTTTTAACTCAGCAGAAGTATGAAGATTCATTTGAAGTCAGTTTTGTTTACAGTCTTATCAATGACGGGGGATTTTTTCATGGTAGCATACCTGCTAGTGAACAAGAAATTAATGCTTTGCAAAAAGTGTTTCCAGACTATATTCTTCCTTCTGATTTCTTGGCTTTTCTGCAAATACATAACGGATTTGCCAAGTTAACAGATACGGGAATCATCAAATCAATTGAAATGGCTAATGCGTATGAAGTTTTGCAAAAGCTATTAGAAAAAGAGAGTCCCATGACAACAACTAAAGGAGTTGTGGTCTATCCTCGTTCGATTATACCCTTTTACCAATCATTTGGGATGCCTTTTTTTCAATGTTTTTGGGGAGAATGGTATCCAGATCATGAAATGGGTAATGTTTATTATTCGAATTCAGCAAAAACTATTTTAGATTGTGCGAAGCTGGATGATTGCGTAGAAACAATGGCTTTTGCAACGTTTACTGAGTGGTTAATGTTCTATCTTGAAAAAATCGACTAATTTGGCTCATGTATTTAGTTAAAAAATTATATGAAGAACACGCAAAAAAACTTGGACTTGAGTTGACTGCGGGTAAAAATGGGATAAATAGACGCATTAAAGTTCCAGAGGCTCAAAGACCTGGATTGAGCTTAAGCGGATATCTTAAGTATTATGCTGAAAAGCGAATTCTTATTTTCGGTAAAGTAGAGATCGAGTATATCCGAGATTTAGATTCTCAAATTCGCATAGAGCGTCTAGAAGCAATTGTTAAGCAAAATACTCCGGCAGTGATAGTGAGTAGGCGTTATCGTCCCCCAAAAGAGCTGAGGGCTATTTGTGAAAAATTAAATATTCCTCTTTTTCGTACAAATTTATCTACCATGAATTTGATGAGCCAATTAACACTACTTTTAACAGAAGAATTTGCTCCTAGTGTTAGTTGTCATGGGTCTCTTGTTGAGGTATTTGGAGTGGGTGTTTTAATTCAAGGGGATTCTTCTGTAGGTAAAAGCGAGGCTGCTCTTGGATTAATTGAAAGAGGGCATCGTCTTATTTCAGATGATATCGTGAAAGTAAAAAAGAAAGAAGGAACATATTTAGAAGGTTCTGGAGTTGCTTTAACGCGCCATCATATGGAAATTAGAGGAATTGGGATTATTAATGTTGCTAATCTTTATGGAGCAGTTTGCGTAAGAGATCAAAAAAGTATTGATATTGTTGTCCGATTAGAGGCATGGCATGATGAACATTTTTATGATCGGATTGGTTTAGACGAAAAATTTACAAAAATTCTAGATGTAAAACTTCCGTATTTAACTTTACCTGTTAAGCCAGGAAGAGATGTTGTTTTATTACTAGAAACCATGGCTTTAAATCATCGCTTGAAGAATATGGGTTATAACTCGGCTCAAGAATTTACGACAAAAGTATTAGAATTAACGACATCTAAAGTCAGAAAGAAAATTTTACCTTAAGGATGTAAATACATTCTAAAAACCAAGGAAAAATTGTGAAACTCGTTTGTAAAGTACAAGTAAAAAATCGCATGGGTCTTCATACGCGACCAGCAACCACGATTGTTAAATTATTGCAAAATTGTAAGAGTGATGTTTATTTTACACACAAACAAGAAACAATTAATGCGAAGAGTATTTTGAGTATTCTCATGTTAGCTGCTAGAAAAAATTCTAAAATTACAATAGCAGTGGAAGGGGAAGATGCAAATGACACCATGGATAAACTGATTGAGGCGTTTGAGTCTCAATTCGGAGAGTAAGTAATGCAGCTCAAGGCTGAAGAGATTATTTTAAAAGGCTCTCCCATCTGCCGTGGCATTGCAATTGGTCAAACATATTTTCTCGATCGTGATGAATTTACTGTTTGTGAAAAGCAGATTGATTCTTCCGATTCTGAAAAAGAGGTTGAACGTTATCGTCACGCCCTTTTTAGAAGTAGGCAAGATATCAAGCGATTACAAACACAACTTGAATCGGAATCAGCACAAGAAGCTATCCTTATCTTAGAGGCTCAGCTAGAGATTCTACAAGATCCTTTATTGACAACTGAAATGGAATTGAATATTCGACAGGCTAATCAAAATGCTGAGTTTGTTTTTCAGCAATCTTTGGTTAAGCTTCAAACTCGTTTTGAATCTTTAAAAGATCCCTTTTTTGCAGAAAGGTTTAAAGATTTACAAGATGTCTCACAAAGAGTCTTTAGCTATCTTTACGAAAGTGGAAGTTTGTCTTTAAAAGATGTTCCTTACAATTCAATCGTTTGTGGAGTGGAATTAACAGCTTCGGATACTGCGGAAGCTAAAGTTTACCATGTGGGAGCATTTTTAACGGAAAGTGGAGGAGCAACTTCTCATGCTGCGATTGTTGCTAAAGCAAAAGGAATTCCTTTTATTTCCAATATTAATCTTCATCTAATTAGAGAAAATGACAATCAAACGATTATTGTTGACGGGCGAACGGGTCAAGTGATCCTTAACCCAACGGATGAGACTCTTCATCGTTACGAAACGTTGAAGAGAAAAATGCATACGCAAATTACTGCATTTGAAAACGATGTACATTGGCCGGCTGAGACTTGTGATGGATATACCGTTAGGTTATATGGAAATTTAGATGATAGTCATCAAGTTGATTTGCTTAAGCAATTAGGTGGCCAAGGGATAGGCCTTTTTCGGTCTGAATATATTTTTCTTCCTCAAAAAGAAATCCCAGGCGAAGAAGAACAATTCAACATTTATTCGCAAATTGTGAAAAAAATGGATGGCTTGCCTGTCGTCATTCGAACATTTGATTTAGGGGGAGATAAGGCAACTTTTCACGTTCCTTCAACAACTCAAAAAA
This window contains:
- a CDS encoding deoxyguanosinetriphosphate triphosphohydrolase family protein, translated to MSNTQAAKALAHYRRLAEQKEGEQLFIHAAFSKDHCRQGGPEDDHRMPYKRDVDRIIHSKAYSRYVDKTQVVYLVNNDHITHRSLHVQLVSNFARGIAEILGLNLDLVEAIALGHDVGHPPFGHEGEDYLSTLSIEYGNGPFCHALQSCRLFTELEPLNLGLAVYDGFLGHDGAMAGAFLQPKFGKTWQDHLDEREQKKINLDLNIMPGTLEGCLVKLCDTMSYVGRDIEDAINLGILKRKDIPATCLGITNKDILSFLAADVIQNSYHKEYITISKEAFEALKILRQFNFQYIYVHPQLKVESSKIKFSYRILFEWLLQNLEANREESYVWKHYLKKRTENYLSQTNSVQMIVDYISGMTDNFFVRTLEKIIVPSKIEFDK
- the tsaB gene encoding tRNA (adenosine(37)-N6)-threonylcarbamoyltransferase complex dimerization subunit type 1 TsaB; translated protein: MSRFLLIETSTERGVFGLSQDEKILFCEELPFGMTQSRFLMPRLAEFIQQNSLRSEDLTFIGIGTGPGSYTGIRVGMAVAQALSYSWKIPLVGVSSLDGFVPSKKNVPFAAIIDARIGGAYVRKGILTDQGIDYLCEPSIYSLAELGTFLKDVKILVTPFFPSLKLKLEKQYPDLMWTWEEKAPSLDALAHRMNLAYRNEAWRNKGHLELLYLKETEAEREKNKSSS
- the rpsU gene encoding 30S ribosomal protein S21, producing the protein MSLVKVRIGDSIDKALRALKKRLDKEGVMKSVKAHRFYSKPSIKKRAKSKAALKYKKQR
- the dnaJ gene encoding molecular chaperone DnaJ is translated as MADYYEILEVARGATPEEIKKAYRKKAVQYHPDKNPGDADAEKRFKEISEAYEVLSDEKKRQVYDRYGKEALQGAAGGGQGFSSMDEALRTFMGAFGMGGGGESIFDFFGGGNGAEFGGREGGRGARQGASKRVNINVSFEEAVKGVDKELVISNYANCNVCNGKGSSSSQGIKTCSECKGRGQVFEQRGFFSMTMACPKCHGEGKVITDPCKNCKGQGAVKEKQHIKVHIPAGVDSGMRLKMSGYGDVGQHGGPAGDLYVFINVEPHEIFEREGNDILLDLPISFAEAALGCKKEVPSLTNRACRITIPEGTQNGKIFRVKGEGFPNVHGHGKGDLLVRIFVETPTRLSERQKELLQEFSELEGPNNLPKRKGFLDKIKEFFSPN
- a CDS encoding MBL fold metallo-hydrolase, whose product is MKGFCPLASGSKGNCIYLGTSQTKVLIDAGISAKAIQNRLAEINVDISDIDAILITHEHSDHIQGLKVLAYKLGIPVLANHETAKGIVEAFRNCPKFKIFSTGETFEFKDIEVHPFTIQHDTIDPVAFTIRLNDLKLGFCTDLGFATSLVQAKLQGCDYLYLESNHQPSMVHASPRPMVYKQRVLSRSGHLSNEACGTLLSQIYHPKLRHVHLAHLSNECNSPETALGVVKGVLQNHGIDIEMCVASQEKISKPIFF
- a CDS encoding FtsK/SpoIIIE family DNA translocase, with protein sequence MGLLCLVLPIHWNSYNSLFSDVKANIMAKKTKSSKKKQKNVYTEEAISLMTTETKGFLSLSFAVILLLSLMSYAIAPDSKNLLGVMGDKLGWILHAFLGLSSYLLVFYIGWMGWRQLFSKNLHFVWLKNIYVAITLISTSMLLSLIESDYPTFGDFIGRTFYPGLWIKSMRYHLGGAPFFFLYQDLPSFNLNHIFNTVGVALIFSSTLIASLLFLFKIRLLPLFQKIFDRFKKEWANRNPSVNKAEETSMLEKKESKEEKKPLEESDSDFLRFVKLRIPTTHFQEGNPKAPSDLLAIQPEQNLKVRPSLSRKEQTDDDFQEEIIETQTLARPRKKESLENYLETDHREAFKRPELSKEISDPKLRKREAALVAQSVYNGDFTNYNLPSLTLLTNPKKIDQSSLKKDLKRQAEVLEETLLSFGIEAKVGQINCGPTITSFEVHPAIGVKVQKIKTLDNDIALNMEAKSIRIIAPIPGKAAVGIEVPNAQPQEVGFKDMLLAYQQGTQKLNIPILLGKAVNGDYVMSDLAKMPHCIIAGATGSGKSVCINTIVMSIVLNAKPDQIKLIMVDPKKVELTPYTRLPHMLAPVITEPQGAAAALNWLVKEMESRYEILKMVGVRNIDTFNKRTINQEQEANLGREIPTHMPFIVGIIDELADLMMVASNDIETPIARIAQMARAVGIHLILATQRPSREVITGLIKANFPTRISFKVASRVNSQIVLDETGAETLLGNGDMLFLPPGSSHLTRAQGAFVRDEDILAVVQHICDQAPPNYVIQSFDQYHASLDGLVNGLEQGLELDSLYEQAKDIILSTGNASTTFLQRKLKIGYARAASLMDQLEMQGIVGPAEGSRPRKIYAAKSVSEEDDLVDAELME
- a CDS encoding undecaprenyl-diphosphate phosphatase, producing MTIWEAFFLGLIQGVTEFLPISSSGHLELAQYFLGFEKLQSYVLFNLICHLGTLGSILYMFLPQIKQSLITERNHIFHIILGTLPLFPLVLILKPIKATFDQPQYLGLCFLFSAALLFSGVYFRLQMQKKHSLRDCLTIGLFQAVAVLPGISRSGATISAARLLGWDKQDAIQFSFLLAIPAILGGTFLEIWQFLKLPASEIPPIEIGQFLTGFITSFMIGCASLWAVIQMMTQDKWVYFAWYCLFIGIATTLYFQM